The following is a genomic window from Bosea sp. RAC05.
CGCGACCTGACGGTCGAGTTCGTCACCCGTCGCGGCACGCTGCGCGCGCTGGACCGGATTTCCTTCGATGTCGCGCGCGGCGAGGTGCTCGGCGTCGTCGGCGAATCCGGCGCCGGCAAATCCGTCACCGGATCGGCCATCATCGGCCTGATCGACCCGCCCGGTCGGATCGCCGGCGGCGAGGTCCGCCTCTCCGGTGAACGGATCGACAACCTGCCCGATGACGCGATGCGCAAGGTCCGCGGCAAGCGCATCGGCATGATCTTCCAGGATCCGCTGACCAGCCTGAACCCGCTCTACCGGATCAGCGAGCAGCTGATCGAAACGATCCAAGTCCACACCGATCTCGACGCCACCCAGGCCCGCGCCCGCGCCATCGCCCTGCTGGACGAGGTCGGCATTCCCGCGCCTGAGAAGCGGATCGACAGCTATCCGCACGAGTTCTCCGGCGGCATGCGCCAGCGCGTCGTGATCGCGCTGGCGCTCTGCGCCGAACCGGAGTTCATCATCGCCGACGAGCCGACCACCGCGCTCGACGTCTCCGTGCAGGCGCAGATCATCGCGCTGATCAAGACGCTCTGCCGGGATCGTGGCACCTCGGTCATGCTCGTCACCCACGACATGGGCGTCATCGCCGAAACCGCCGATCGGGTCGCGGTGATGTATGCCGGGCGCATCGCCGAGATCGGCCCGGTCCGCGACGTCGTGAAAGAGCCGCTCCACCCCTATGCGAAGGGGCTGATGGGGGCGATCCCCTCTCTCGAGGGCGAGACCACCCGGCTCGTCCAGATCCCGGGCTCGATGCCGCGGCTTTCGGCCATCCCGCCCGGCTGCGCCTTTAATCCGCGTTGCGGGCAGGCCTTCGCCCGCTGCCATGTCGAGCGCCCGGAGCTGGTCGCGGTGGGGGATCGCAAGGTCGCCTGCCACCTTTATGACGAACCGCGCCGCAGTGGCGCCGGGGCGGAGATCGCCGCATGAGCCGCATGACCGCCGATGAGCCCGCTTTGGTCGAGGTCCGCGATCTCAAGCGCGTCTTCGATGTCTCGAAGCCCTGGCTCAACCGCGTCATCGAGCGCGCGCCACGCCAGTTCCTCAAGGCGGTCGACGGCGTCTCCTTCGAGATCCGCAAGGGCGAGACCTTCGCGCTGGTCGGTGAATCCGGCTCGGGGAAGTCGACCGTAGCGCGCATGGTCGTCGGCCTGCTGCCGCCGTCGGCCGGTACGGTCACGATCGACGGCGTCTCGATGAGCGATGCGGCGGCGGCCGAGGAGCGTCAGCGGCTGCGCCGGCGCATCCAGATGATCTTCCAGGACCCTTACGCCTCGCTCAATCCGCGCTGGCGTGTCGGGCGCATCATCGCCGAGCCGATCCGGGCCTTCCGGCTGGTCGAGGGCGAGGCCGCGATCACCGAGCGTGTCGGCGATCTCCTGACGCTGGTCGGCCTGCACCCCGCCGACCGCACGAAATTTCCCCACGAATTCTCGGGTGGCCAGCGCCAGCGCATCGCGATTGCCCGCGCGCTCGCCTCCGATGCCGAGTTCATCGTCTGCGACGAGCCGACCTCGGCGCTCGACGTCTCGGTCCAGGCCCAGATCCTCAACCTGATGCGCGACCTGCAGGAGCGGCTGGGGCTGACCTACCTCTTCATCTCGCACAACCTCGCGGTCGTCCGGCACATGGCGACCCGCATCGGCGTGATGTATCTCGGCCGCCTCGTCGAGGTCTCCGAGGGCAAGAGCCTGTTCTCGGCGCCGCGGCACCCCTATACGCGGATGCTGCTCGATGCGGTGCCCGATGTCGCGATGGTCGGCAAGGCGCGCGAGGCGGTGAAGGGCGAGATCCCGAACCCGATCAGCCCGCCCTCGGGCTGCACCTTCCATCCCCGCTGCCCGCTGGTGTTCGACCGCTGCCGGCTCGAGAGCCCGCCGGTGATCGACGGCGTCGCCTGTCATGCGGTCCAGGCCGGGCGCGTGGCCGCGGCCTGATCGTCCCGGGCTTCAGGGGCCGGTGCCGCCGGCCTTGGGGCGCGTCGGGCTCGGGGACTTCAGCAACGGCGCGACGGGCCGGTCGGTGCGGTACTGGCCGCGCGCGATCGCGCCGAACATCAGCACGACCGACGTCAGCGTCATCAGCCACCAGGGCTGCAGGGTCGCGAAGCCGAGCGCGGAGAGCGCGAAGGCGGTTGTGAAGGCCGCGACGCCGCCGGCCGCCAGCGCGCCCGGCATGCGCCCGGCCGCCCGGACGGCGACATAGAGGCAGAAGGCGGCTGCGGCCGCCCCGACGAGGCCGAGCTCGTACCAGGTTTCGAACAAGAGTGTCGTCGGGGTCGCGGGCGGCAGGGCGCCGATCAGCCGGCCGCGCAGAACCGTGTCGAGGCCGTGGCCGGTCACGAGCTGGATCGGCGCGCTGCTGATTACATCGGCCCAGACCGCCAGCGCCGGCGCGAGCGTGCTCTCGGGCAGCCGCGAGACGATCGGGATCATCAGGAAGGGCAGGATCGGCGCCAGCAGGATCAGGCCAGCCAGCACCGCGGCGACCATGGCCGCCGCCCGCTCGCGGCTGGCGCTGACGGCGCCGAAGGCGACCGCGCCGCAGATCATCGCAACCGCCTCGCCATCCTCGAACCGCGTCAGCGACAGCAGGCCGACGATCAGCGCGAGCCCGAGCGCGCTCAGGCCCCGCTCGCGCGAGAGCAGCCAGGCGAGCGCCGGCCAGGCCATGATCAGGATGACGCTGATCCCGCGCTCGACGCCGGCATCGGTGTCCTGGTGGCGCAGGGCCGTCATCACGATCAGCGCCAGCGCGAAGGCCGCGGCGGTGCCCGCTCCCAGCGGCGCCAGGTTGAGGTTCGAGGCCCGCATGCGCTCCGGCAGCGCGGCGTTGCCCAGGAACCCGAGCGCGACGGCGAGAACGATGTTGCTGGCCTTCTCCGTCGCCGAGAGCGTGTATGGGCTCCAGACCAGCGAGAGCACCGCCCAGGCGACGAGGCCGATCAGGATCAGCCCGGGCAGGCTGAATACGCTGCGCTTGAGCCGCGAGACGAAGTCGCGCGGGTCCTCGATCAACATGGCGATGACCAGCAGCACGACGCCGATCGGCGCCAGCACCACCGCGGCGCGACGCGAGACGAGGGACGCGATCGGCAGCAGCAGCGCCAGCGTGCCGAACGCGATGCGGCGCAACAGCAGCGCGGCATCGGCGGCGGGATCGAGCGGGTGCTGGGCGTGATGACGGGGCATGGATCGCGAACCGGGGTCTGGCCTCCGCCGGAAAACGCGCCGGAGGATACTGGATTCAACCGTAGCTGGCCCCGCGAGGCGCGACTGTAGGGACAGCGCAACACTTCCGTCGCATTTCGCGGTTGCAGCGCGCGACCCGCTGCGACGAAAGCCCTCTGGTCGCCTGTCGCTTTTCATGGGATGAGGTCCCGATGCTCATGGCCGTCATTCCCTATTCGTCGGGCTTCCATATCGACCGGTTCATGGCCGATACGGCGTCGCGGCTGAAGGCGCGGGGGCTCCGGCTCGGTGGTGTCGTCCAGCACAATGACGGCGCCTGCGAGAGCGGCTGTTTCTCGATGGCGCTGGAGGACCTCGCCAGCGGCGTGCGCTATCCGATCAGCGAGAACCGCGGCGCCGGCGCCACCGGCTGCCGTCTCGACGCAGGCGGGCTCGCGGCCGCCGGTGGCGCGCTCGGCGCTGCGCTAGCTGGCGAAACCGATCTGGTCATCGTCAACAAGTTCGGCCGGCAGGAGGTGCTGGGTCAGGGGTTGCGGCAGGAGATCGCCGCAGCCCTGCTGGTGGGCGTGCCCGTGCTGATCGCCGTCCGGCAGGACGTGCTGCCCGCCTTCCGCGACTTCGCGGGGGAGGATTGGACCGAGCTGCCGGCACAGGCCGAGGCCATCGAGACCTGGGCCCTGCATCTCGCGCGGCTGGCCGCCTGACCGGGAGACCGCCATGGCGCAGGATATGAGCTTCCTCGACGATTATTTCGTTCGGCCCGATCCGCAGGCGGCCCGACTGGGCGCGACCGTCTCCGGCATCGACCAGACCGGCGCGACCGTCGAGACCCGCGTCGTCACCGAGCGCGCGCTGACGCTCTATCTCAACGCCCAGGAGATCGTCACCATGATGACGATCGGCGACCACCCCGACGCGCTGGCGCTGGGCTATCTCCTGAACCAGAACATGCTCAAGCGTGGCGATGTCGTCGATGCCGTCGATTACGACGAGGAACTCGAGGTCGTGGTCGTCCGCACACCGGAGCGCACCAATTTCGAGGAGAAGCTGAAGAAGAAGACGCTGACCTCGGGCTGCGCGCAAGGCACCGCTTTTGGGGACCTGATGGAGGCGATCGACGAGATCGAACTGCCCAAGGCGGAACTCCGCA
Proteins encoded in this region:
- a CDS encoding ABC transporter ATP-binding protein; the protein is MPPEDAAPVLSVRDLTVEFVTRRGTLRALDRISFDVARGEVLGVVGESGAGKSVTGSAIIGLIDPPGRIAGGEVRLSGERIDNLPDDAMRKVRGKRIGMIFQDPLTSLNPLYRISEQLIETIQVHTDLDATQARARAIALLDEVGIPAPEKRIDSYPHEFSGGMRQRVVIALALCAEPEFIIADEPTTALDVSVQAQIIALIKTLCRDRGTSVMLVTHDMGVIAETADRVAVMYAGRIAEIGPVRDVVKEPLHPYAKGLMGAIPSLEGETTRLVQIPGSMPRLSAIPPGCAFNPRCGQAFARCHVERPELVAVGDRKVACHLYDEPRRSGAGAEIAA
- a CDS encoding ABC transporter ATP-binding protein, with product MTADEPALVEVRDLKRVFDVSKPWLNRVIERAPRQFLKAVDGVSFEIRKGETFALVGESGSGKSTVARMVVGLLPPSAGTVTIDGVSMSDAAAAEERQRLRRRIQMIFQDPYASLNPRWRVGRIIAEPIRAFRLVEGEAAITERVGDLLTLVGLHPADRTKFPHEFSGGQRQRIAIARALASDAEFIVCDEPTSALDVSVQAQILNLMRDLQERLGLTYLFISHNLAVVRHMATRIGVMYLGRLVEVSEGKSLFSAPRHPYTRMLLDAVPDVAMVGKAREAVKGEIPNPISPPSGCTFHPRCPLVFDRCRLESPPVIDGVACHAVQAGRVAAA
- a CDS encoding DUF2478 domain-containing protein, whose product is MLMAVIPYSSGFHIDRFMADTASRLKARGLRLGGVVQHNDGACESGCFSMALEDLASGVRYPISENRGAGATGCRLDAGGLAAAGGALGAALAGETDLVIVNKFGRQEVLGQGLRQEIAAALLVGVPVLIAVRQDVLPAFRDFAGEDWTELPAQAEAIETWALHLARLAA